A stretch of Malus sylvestris chromosome 11, drMalSylv7.2, whole genome shotgun sequence DNA encodes these proteins:
- the LOC126591297 gene encoding probable pectinesterase/pectinesterase inhibitor 7 — protein MAYNSKLISSLHILASFFILLVPLFASRSLAADNSSTPVSTGTICKSTPDPSFCKSVLPSNNTAENVYYYGRFSVRKSLSQSRKFLNLVDKYLKRSSTLSLTAVRALEDCLLLAGLNMDFLLNSFETVNNTSNTLPALKADDVQTLLSAILTNQQTCFDGIQSAASAWSLKNGLSIPLKNDTKFYSVSLALFTKGWVPKKKKQAAWRPTRMQRGFKNGRLPLKMSSKTRAVYESVSKRKMLQTEAADDQVLVSDIVTVSQDGTGNYSTINDAIAAAPNNSAPTDGYFLIYVTAGVYEEYVSVAKNKRYLMMVGDGINQTIITGNRSVVDGWTTFNSATLAVVAPGFVAVNITFRNTAGAIKHQAVAVRNGADLSTFYSCSFEAYQDTLYTHSLRQFYRECDIYGTVDFIFGNAAVVFQNCNIYPRLPMSGQFNAITAQGRTDPNQNTGTSIHNCTIRAADDLASSNSSTQTYLGRPWKEYSRTVYMQSYIDSVVDPVGWQEWNGDFALTTLYYAEYNNTGPGSNTTNRVTWSGYHVINSTDAANFTVSNFLLGDDWLPQTGVPYTSGLI, from the exons atggcttaTAATTCTAAGCTCATCTCATCCCTCCATATTTTAGCTTCATTTTTCATCCTTCTTGTTCCACTTTTTGCCTCTCGATCTTTAGCTGCAGATAACTCTTCAACCCCAGTCTCCACCGGAACCATTTGCAAATCCACCCCCGACCCTTCCTTTTGCAAATCCGTCCTCCCCAGCAACAACACCGCCGAAAATGTCTACTACTATGGCCGGTTCTCGGTCCGAAAGTCCTTGTCTCAGTCGCGAAAGTTCTTAAATTTAGTCGACAAGTATCTCAAACGGAGTTCCACTTTGTCTCTTACCGCCGTCCGAGCCCTCGAGGACTGCCTGCTGCTTGCCGGCCTCAACATGGACTTTTTGCTGAACAGTTTTGAAACCGTCAATAACACTAGCAATACCCTTCCCGCACTCAAAGCCGACGACGTCCAAACACTCCTCAGCGCCATTCTCACCAACCAGCAAACATGTTTCGACGGCATTCAGTCCGCCGCATCGGCGTGGAGCCTGAAAAACGGCCTCTCCATCCCGCTAAAAAACGACACGAAATTCTACAGCGTTTCGCTAGCACTTTTTACCAAAGGGTGGGTtcccaagaagaagaaacaagccGCGTGGCGCCCCACTAGGATGCAGCGCGGCTTCAAGAACGGACGCTTGCCGCTGAAGATGTCGAGCAAAACGCGCGCCGTTTACGAGAGCGTGAGCAAGCGGAAAATGCTGCAAACGGAGGCGGCGGACGATCAGGTGTTGGTGAGTGATATCGTGACGGTGAGTCAGGATGGAACGGGAAACTACTCCACCATCAATGACGCCATTGCCGCGGCTCCAAACAACTCTGCACCAACTGATGGGTACTTCTTGATCTATGTCACCGCCGGTGTTTATGAAGAGTACGTCTCAGTAGCTAAAAATAAGAGGTACTTGATGATGGTCGGAGACGGCATTAACCAAACGATTATCACCGGCAACCGCAGCGTCGTAGATGGATGGACAACTTTCAACTCTGCAACATTGG CTGTGGTTGCACCTGGATTTGTAGCGGTGAACATAACGTTCCGCAACACCGCGGGAGCAATCAAGCACCAAGCAGTCGCAGTCCGAAATGGGGCGGATCTGTCCACATTCTATAGTTGTAGCTTTGAAGCCTACCAAGACACATTATACACACACTCTCTTCGGCAGTTCTACAGAGAATGTGACATCTACGGCACCGTTGACTTCATATTTGGAAATGCTGCTGTTGTGTTCCAAAACTGCAACATATATCCCCGCCTTCCAATGAGCGGCCAGTTCAACGCCATCACGGCTCAGGGTAGAACCGACCCGAACCAAAACACGGGCACTTCAATTCACAATTGCACCATTCGTGCCGCTGATGATTTAGCCTCCAGCAACAGCAGTACACAGACGTATTTGGGCAGGCCATGGAAGGAATATTCTAGGACAGTTTACATGCAGTCTTACATTGATAGCGTGGTGGATCCTGTTGGTTGGCAAGAGTGGAACGGAGATTTTGCACTGACCACGTTGTATTACGCTGAGTACAACAACACCGGACCCGGATCCAACACTACGAACAGAGTTACGTGGTCCGGTTACCATGTGATTAATTCTACCGACGCCGCTAATTTCACGGTGAGTAATTTCTTGCTGGGAGATGACTGGTTGCCCCAAACCGGAGTGCCTTACACCAGCGGATTAATTTGA